Sequence from the Candidatus Woesearchaeota archaeon genome:
TGATTCATCTTTTGTCCCTAACAATATTGGTATGTAAAAATTTATGCCTAATGATTCTAGAATATCATATTTTGAGAAAATATCGTTAAAATTGTCATAATTTATATCATATCTTTTTTTCATGTTTGTAAGTATTTTTTCATCTACATTTTCCAGTCCTATAAAGAAGTCTCTTAAGTTCAGTTCTTTTAGAATTTCCATTCTTTTCTTAGTGACTGCATCAAGGTCTCCGTAAAATCTAAAATAAACATTCTCAAGATGACTTGGTCTTTCACGGAGCACTTTTTGGGGATATTCTCCTATTAGGAAATCATCTCCTGTTTCAAAGAAATAATTGATTCCGTATTTGTTTAATGATTCGACCATTTTCCAGAAATTTTTTGGGCTCAATACTTTTACTGCATTGTAAGGTGTTGAGCAGAACATACATAAATCTTTTTTTAGTGCTTTTATACAGCCTCTTGTTGTGGATATTGGAAAAGGAGTTATTTTATCAATGTTATAGTCTTTTTGTCTTGAGTCCCATTGTTTGATGTATTTTTTGAATGTGTCAAAATTTAGTGTTGGAAGTTTATTTATATTATGTGGGATGTTTATTATTTTGTTTTTCTGATTAGTTTCTTTTAACAAACTAAGGAGTGCAGCTTCTCCGTATTGAGCAATTACATAGTCCACTAGTTTGTTTTTTAGAAGTTTCACTCCAAGTGCTTCCCCATTTACATTCCCTACCAAGATTTTGCTTTTTGGAGAGTTTTCTCTGGTAAATTGCACGTATTTTAGGGTGTTATTATGGTTAAAGAATAGATCTCCATATCCTACAAAATCATATTCTTTTTTTATTTCTTTTTTTATTTCTTCTGTGGTACTAAATCTTCCGTCAATTATTTTTATGTTTACGTCAGGCATTTCCTTTTTTACTATGTTTTCAAGTGTTGTTAGTCCTAGTGAAGGTGGTTCGTGTTTGTATCCTGAATCGAGTTTATTGTGTGGTGGATCGTGTTCGCTGTATATTAGAAGAACTGATTTCATTTCCAACACATCATTTAAAGAATTTTACGAACTTATTTTTATGGTCTACAAGGATATTTCTGGGTTTTATTTTTTTAGTTGACAATGCGAAAGCCATGATTATTATTTCATCTCCTGGTTTTATTAGATGTGCTGCTGCTCCATTCATGCAGATTTCTCCTTTATTTTTTTGTCCCGATATAACATATGTCCACAACCTATGACCGTTTGTATTGTCTACGACAAGCACTTGCTCACCTGACCACAGATCTACTTTATTCAGGAGTTCTTGATCTATTGTGATTGACCCCATGTACTTAATGTCTGCTTTTGTGACTGTTGCTTTGTGTATCTTCGATTTCAACATAATTCTCAAAAAAACCACCTTTTTATTATTTATTAGTGAATAAAAACCAATTATATAAATTTAATTGATTGTTTATTTATTATTTTGGGAAAATTTATATATTATTTACAATTATGATAAATAAAATGAATGAATTTGATTTAATAGATAAGAAAATTATGCTTGAAATGGATATTGACGCAAGACAATCATATAATCAATTAGCTAAGAAAGTTAGAATAAGTCCTGAATTAGCAAGATACAGATTAAAAAAACTTATTGATGATAAAGTTATTCTTGGTTTTAACATAGTTATTGATATTGGAAAAATCGGGTTTTTTCATTATGAGGTCTACTTGCGTTTTCAGAAGATTAATGAAGAAAAAGAAAAAGAAATAATTAATTATCTTAAAACAGCTAACAACATTTTATGGCTTGCGAGTTGTTTAGGACACTACGATATAGTCTTTTCAGTTATAGCAAAAGACAACATACAATTTTCTAAAGTTCTCTCAGATATTCTTGATAAATACGGAGAATTTATTTTTGAAAGAAATGTTCAGTCCACAATTAAGATACCTCATTTTAGCAGAAACTATCTTGTTCCAAATTCAAAGGTTCATGAATTTAGTTTTAGTAGCTCAAGAAACATGAATGTATCTATGGATCGCATAGATTTCACAATTCTTAGAATTTTGATGAATGATGCAAGAATGCATTTGACAAAGCTCTCAAAAAAAACAGGAATCAGTTTGGACATTGTTAATTATAGATTAAAACAATTAATAAAAAAAGGAGTCATTCAGCTTTTTAGAGCGCACATTGACAAGAGAAAATTAAATCGTATGCATTTTCAAATCTTGTTCAATTTCAAAAATCTAAATTCTGAATTGAAATCGAAGTTTATTGAATTCTGTAGACAATTAGACAGTTCAACATATGTACTCGATACAATTGGAAAATATGATCTTATTCTAGAATTAGAACCTGAGAATCAAAAAGAGTTCAATAATATTCTCAAAAAAATAAGATATGAATTTTCAGATCAACTTATTGATTACGAGCCTTTAACAATAACAGAAGATATTAAGTATGATTATTTTAGACTTGATGAAAAAGAGTTCTTTAGATAGAGTGCATGATCACATCTTAGAGGACTTATAAACTTCAGGAATGTAACTTTTTATTCGAATAATCTTTGCAAGTATATTTCGTTTTTTAAGTTCTTCTTCTAATTTGTCTGTGAATGCTGTTTGGTCATATCCTAGACATATTACATCTGGTTTTATTTCTTCTATTACTTTGTATTTATCTCCTTCTTCACCTATTCTAACCTCATCTACATCTTCGCATTCATAGACTGTAGCCATCCTTTTAGTCTGGTTGTTTCTAGGACTTCTTTCTTTGACTTTTAGAACTGTTGAATCCCTCGCTATAACTACATAGAGTCTATCGCCGTATTTTTTTGCCTCTGAAAGATAATATTCATGTCCTTTGTGAAATTTGTCAAATGTACCGAATGTTAATACTTTTTTCATTTTTAGGCTTGATCTTTTTTTGTTAGTATGTATATCACATAGCTTAATATTGATGCAAAGAAACCTGTTAGTAAATCATACATAGTGTCAAAATGAGGACTTTGCAAGTATCCTTGCTGATTTTTTACAAACACACCTTGCATTAATCCGTTTAGTACTTGATCTACAAAAAATTCTATAAATTCTAAGATGCAAGCACTACCTAGAATAATTAATATTGCTAAAAATTTGTATTTTTTTAAAATATTAATATCTAATAAAATATATGTGAATGTGAATGGTAATATGAAATGCAATATTTTGTCGTAAAATGGGTATATGTAGAATAAATCTAATAAATTATCTCCTAATAGTGCTGCGTATAGTGAAAACAATATGATTGTATAGTGGTGTTCTTTCAGACCTATGTTTTTTTTGTGGTTATAGTGCTTGATAATTTTGTACGTTATAAACACCACTAATAAAAATATATTTGAAGGAGTGTAGTTTATTATAAAACCTGTTGCGCCAAGAATTGTTATGATTAAAAATATGTATTCAAGCAAAATATTTGTTTGTTTAAGATTCATATAGTATTATGAATTTTTGTTATTTAAGAATTTTTTGAAAAAAAAAATATTTTTTTATTCATCGATCATTTCTATTTCGATATTTAATCCTTCAGGTATTGGAACTCGCATTATAAGTCTTAGAGCTCTCTCATCAACACCAAGATCAATAAGCCTTTTATGAACTCTCATTTCATATCTTTCCCATGTAGCTGTACCGTCGCCACAAGGGCTTTTTCTTGTGGTTACTTTGAGTTTTTTTGTTGGTAGGGGTATTGGTCCTTTTATTACTACTCCTGTCTTTTCTGCTATTCCTTTTATGTACTCACAAGTATCATTTACTTTATTTATATCAGTACTTGCTAATTTTACTCTTGCTCTCTGCATTTTTCACCTACCTTATGAAAAAACGTTCGTTTCATCATAATTTGAATCATTATTAAATATAATTAATAAATGGAAAAAAGTTAGGCTTTTTAAGCCTTTTTCTTTGCTTCAATGCACATTCCTGCTGCAACTGTTGTTCCACTATCTCTAATCGCAAATCTAGACATTTTTGGATTTTCCTTTTGCGTCTCAATCACTACTGGTTGAACAGGTCTTAGTGTTACGATTGCTGCATCACCATTTTTGATGAAGTCAGGATTTTCTTCTAGCACTTCTCCTGTTGCAGGATTCATTTTTCTATCAATGTTTACGAATTGGCATGCAATTTGTGCTGTGTGTATGTGGAATACGGGAGTGTATCCTTTTGTTATTACACTTGGGTGATTCAAAACCACGATTTGTGCTTTGAATTCTTCTACAACTGGAGGCACATTATCTGCAGGTCCTATTACATCGCCTCTTGCTATGTCTTTTTTTCCAAAGCCTCTTACAGATATTCCTACGTTGTCTCCTGGTTCTGCTTGTTGGTGTTGTTCATGGTGCATTTCTATGCTTTTTACTTCTCCAGGAACGCCTTTACCTTCTCTTCCAGGAACAGCTATTACTTTTTGTCCTACTTTCATAACTCCTGTTTCTATTTTACCTACTGGTACTACGCCGATTCCTGTGATGTTGTATACATCTTGTATTGGCATTCTCATTGGAAGTTCTGTTGGTTTTTCTGGTGCGTTTAGTGCATCCATTGTTCCTAGTAGTGTGTTTCCTGTGTACCATCCTAGATTTTCTGATTTTTTTGCTACGTTGTCGCCTTTTAGGCTTGCTATTGGTACAAATGGTGTATTGTCAGGGTTTATGCCTACTGATTTTAGTAGTGGAGATAGCATATCTTTTACTCTTTTATATGCTGCTTCTGTGTAGTTCTCTGCATCCATCTTGTTGATTGCTATTATCATTTGTCCTACGCCTAATGTTTTTGCTAGGAATAAGTGTTCTCTTGTTTGTGGTTGTACTTCTTTGTCTGTTGCTGCAACTACTAGAACTGCTGCATCTGCTTGTGATGCTCCTGTAATCATGTTTTTTACGAAGTCTCTGTGTCCTGGTGCATCAATTATTGTAAAGTAGTATTTTTCTGAATCGAATTTTTTGTGTGCAAGGTCGATTGTTACTCCTCTTTCTCTTTCTTCTTTTAGGTTGTCCATTACGAATGCGAATTCAAAGCCACCTTTTCCTAGTTCTGCTGCTTTGTCTTTTAGTTTTCTCATTGCTTGTTCGTCTATGTTTCCTGAATCGAATAATAGTCTACCTACTGTTGTTGATTTTCCAGCGTCTACGTGTCCTATGAACACAAGATTCATGTGTATTTTGTCTTTTGCCATTTTATTCCTCCAAATATATTTTTCTAAATATTAATCTCTTTTTTTGTTTTGTGGCACCCTCTCCCGATTATGCCTTTTTTATAGTTGTTTGGAATTAGTGGCTATTTATAAAGGTTTCTTTTATTTGTTGGCGACAAAAGTTTTAATTAAAGATTTTTGCTAGTTGATATTGTGAATGATAAAAAGTTGTACTCTTTACTTTTGATTTTGCAAAGCAAATATTTGAGAAACTTCTTTTTTTATTCTGAATTTATTTAATCTTTAACTTATTATTTAATTTATATTTGCAGAATTTAAGATTCTTGGTAATTTTTAGCATTTGTACTTGAAAATGTATTTTATAAAAATTTGTTGGAAGTTAGCTTAATAGAACTTACGTTTAAAAAAATATTAAAAAAAGTTAATTGTTTTACTCTGAACTTTCTGTTTTGAGGCCTTTTCTTTCTCTTATTATTTTTAGAGTTCTCTGTTGCAATTCGTCTGGAAGTCTTTCAAAGTTTTGATCTACTAAAAATGAAGATCCTCTTCCACCTGTTGCAGATCTCAAATCACTACTTAATCCAAACATTTCCGCTACTGGTAGTTTTCCTGTTACTTTAACTAGGTTTCCTTCTTGTTGCATATCTAATAATTGTCCTCTTTTGTTTTGTATTAGCTTGGATAATTCGCCCATGTATTCAGCAGGTGCTTCAAAACTCATTGTTTGTATTGGTTCAAAGATTATTGGGTTTGCTTGATCCATTGCTCCCCTTATACCTTCTCTTACTGCAGGATATAATTGTGCTGGTCCTCTGTGAATTGCATCTTCGTGCAGTTTTACATCCATTAGTTTTACTTTTACTCCGTAACACGGATCTCTAGCTAAAGGTCCTGCATTCATTACATCTTCGAACATGTCTAGAACCATTTCAATTATTTCACCTATGTGAACTATTCCTCTTGTTTCATCTAAAAACATGTTTCCATTAAAGATATCTTTTACATTTCTAGCAGTTTTTGCATCCATTCCTAAGCTTTGAAGGGTTTCCCAAAGTTCGGAGTCTTTTTTCTTTATTCTTCCGCTGGATAATTTTCCTTCTTTTATTGCTTGTTTGTATTCTTCTTCTAGTGGTTCTACAACAAAATATAGTTTGTTGTGTTTATTAGGAGATTTTCCTTCAAATTGTTCACCAGAATTTTTTGTTATTGTTTCTCTGTATACAACTATAGGAGGGCTTGTTTGAATTTCTACGCCTTTTTCTTTTTTAATTCTATTTTCTATTACTTCCAGGTGTAGTTCTCCCATTCCATGCATTAGATGTTCTCCAGTTTCTTGATTTATTTCTATTTTAATGCTCGGATCTTCTTTTGATACTTGCATTAATACTTCTATTAGTTTTGGTAAGTCCCCTGGTTTTTTTGCTTCTATTGCTTTTGTCATTACGGGTTCGAATATGTGTGTTATTGCTTCAAAAGGATCTGCTTCCGCATCTTCCATGACTGTTTCTCCTGGATATGCATTTTTTAGGCCTGCAACGCCTATTATGTTTCCAGGAGGCACATTGTCAACTATTTCTTTTTTCGCTCCGTTATAGATGTATACTTGTTGTATTCTTAAGTCTACTTTTGCTTTTGCTAAGTGTACATTCATTCCTTTTTTCATGGTTCCTGAGAACATTCTTCCTGCGCTTATTTCTCCTGCTTGCGGGTCTACTACTACTTTTGTTACTACAAACATTAAGTTTCCTTTTGGATCGCATGTTCTTAGTTGCTTTCCTATTTCACTGTTGTCATCTCCGTGCCATATTTTTGGAATTCTATATGCTTGTGCATCCACAGGATTTGGGTGGTGCTTGATGACTGAATTTAGTATTACTTCATGTATTGGTGCTTTATCTCTTAGTTCTTTCCAAGTATCATTTGTGTATGCATCAATTATGTCTTTGAAGGTTATTCCTTTTTTTTGCATGTACGGAATTGAAAGTGCCCAATTGTGAAAAGCTGAGCCAAAACACACTGATCCATCTGCAACATTTACCTGCCATTTTTCTCCGTATTCTTCTTCTGCTATTTGTTTTATTAATTTGTTCACTGAAGTTATTACTTTTATGAATCGTTCTTGCATAGCTTCAGGCGTTAATTGCAATTCTTTGATTAGTCTGTCTACTTTATTTATGAAAAGTATAGGTTTTACTCGCTCTCTTAGAGCTTGTCTTAGCACAGTTTCTGTTTGCGGCATTATTCCTTCTACTGCGCAGCTTAGTACAATCGCTCCATCTACTGCTCTCATCGCTCTTGTTACGTCTCCTCCAAAATCTACGTGTCCTGGCGTGTCTATTAGGTTAATTAAATAGTCTTCTCCTTCTACTTTGTGCATCATGCTTACTGATGCAGAGTCTATTGTTATGCCTCGTTCTTGTTCATCTTCGTGAAAGTCCATTGCTCTTGCTTGTCCTGCTAAGTCAGCACTCATCATTCCTGCTCCTTGCAATAAGTTATCGGAAAATGTTGTTTT
This genomic interval carries:
- a CDS encoding aspartate 1-decarboxylase — its product is MRIMLKSKIHKATVTKADIKYMGSITIDQELLNKVDLWSGEQVLVVDNTNGHRLWTYVISGQKNKGEICMNGAAAHLIKPGDEIIIMAFALSTKKIKPRNILVDHKNKFVKFFK
- a CDS encoding Lrp/AsnC family transcriptional regulator gives rise to the protein MNEFDLIDKKIMLEMDIDARQSYNQLAKKVRISPELARYRLKKLIDDKVILGFNIVIDIGKIGFFHYEVYLRFQKINEEKEKEIINYLKTANNILWLASCLGHYDIVFSVIAKDNIQFSKVLSDILDKYGEFIFERNVQSTIKIPHFSRNYLVPNSKVHEFSFSSSRNMNVSMDRIDFTILRILMNDARMHLTKLSKKTGISLDIVNYRLKQLIKKGVIQLFRAHIDKRKLNRMHFQILFNFKNLNSELKSKFIEFCRQLDSSTYVLDTIGKYDLILELEPENQKEFNNILKKIRYEFSDQLIDYEPLTITEDIKYDYFRLDEKEFFR
- a CDS encoding adenylyltransferase/cytidyltransferase family protein, which encodes MKKVLTFGTFDKFHKGHEYYLSEAKKYGDRLYVVIARDSTVLKVKERSPRNNQTKRMATVYECEDVDEVRIGEEGDKYKVIEEIKPDVICLGYDQTAFTDKLEEELKKRNILAKIIRIKSYIPEVYKSSKM
- the rpsJ gene encoding 30S ribosomal protein S10; translated protein: MQRARVKLASTDINKVNDTCEYIKGIAEKTGVVIKGPIPLPTKKLKVTTRKSPCGDGTATWERYEMRVHKRLIDLGVDERALRLIMRVPIPEGLNIEIEMIDE
- the tuf gene encoding translation elongation factor EF-1 subunit alpha; translation: MAKDKIHMNLVFIGHVDAGKSTTVGRLLFDSGNIDEQAMRKLKDKAAELGKGGFEFAFVMDNLKEERERGVTIDLAHKKFDSEKYYFTIIDAPGHRDFVKNMITGASQADAAVLVVAATDKEVQPQTREHLFLAKTLGVGQMIIAINKMDAENYTEAAYKRVKDMLSPLLKSVGINPDNTPFVPIASLKGDNVAKKSENLGWYTGNTLLGTMDALNAPEKPTELPMRMPIQDVYNITGIGVVPVGKIETGVMKVGQKVIAVPGREGKGVPGEVKSIEMHHEQHQQAEPGDNVGISVRGFGKKDIARGDVIGPADNVPPVVEEFKAQIVVLNHPSVITKGYTPVFHIHTAQIACQFVNIDRKMNPATGEVLEENPDFIKNGDAAIVTLRPVQPVVIETQKENPKMSRFAIRDSGTTVAAGMCIEAKKKA
- a CDS encoding elongation factor EF-2, encoding MAKMVDRVLEGMKNPERIRNIAIAAHIDHGKTTFSDNLLQGAGMMSADLAGQARAMDFHEDEQERGITIDSASVSMMHKVEGEDYLINLIDTPGHVDFGGDVTRAMRAVDGAIVLSCAVEGIMPQTETVLRQALRERVKPILFINKVDRLIKELQLTPEAMQERFIKVITSVNKLIKQIAEEEYGEKWQVNVADGSVCFGSAFHNWALSIPYMQKKGITFKDIIDAYTNDTWKELRDKAPIHEVILNSVIKHHPNPVDAQAYRIPKIWHGDDNSEIGKQLRTCDPKGNLMFVVTKVVVDPQAGEISAGRMFSGTMKKGMNVHLAKAKVDLRIQQVYIYNGAKKEIVDNVPPGNIIGVAGLKNAYPGETVMEDAEADPFEAITHIFEPVMTKAIEAKKPGDLPKLIEVLMQVSKEDPSIKIEINQETGEHLMHGMGELHLEVIENRIKKEKGVEIQTSPPIVVYRETITKNSGEQFEGKSPNKHNKLYFVVEPLEEEYKQAIKEGKLSSGRIKKKDSELWETLQSLGMDAKTARNVKDIFNGNMFLDETRGIVHIGEIIEMVLDMFEDVMNAGPLARDPCYGVKVKLMDVKLHEDAIHRGPAQLYPAVREGIRGAMDQANPIIFEPIQTMSFEAPAEYMGELSKLIQNKRGQLLDMQQEGNLVKVTGKLPVAEMFGLSSDLRSATGGRGSSFLVDQNFERLPDELQQRTLKIIRERKGLKTESSE